The region CCATAGTGAAGACACTCACATATTCTGCACAACCAACAATCGATAGATCGCTAGCGTAGCGCTCTTCAAGCTCTTTCTCAAACCAGCTACCGTGGTACTTTGTCTCAACCAGgccaacttcctcctcttccctaGATCTTCCGGCTTCCACTCCCCGCTCTCCAGCCCGTCTCCATCGATAATATTCTCAATCACCTTCTCAATCCTCCCAATAACCACAGTCGCGTCTTCAAAGAGCCCGACCAGCATCTCAGCAACAGACGCAAACGATGCCGACTTGAGAGCCTCCTCTGATAACCCAAGATACATCTCCCTCAGCCCCGCTTCTGTCTCCTCAAAAAATTGCTGCGAACGCCGGAGGTCATCAAGCAAGCGGTGGAGGCCTTCGGGTGCCTCGCGCCAGGTGTCGACGAGGGAGTAAACCGTGGATGAGGTGCGGACAACAATGGTTGAGACTCCGAGGATAGCCCCTAGGACCTCCATCGTGTGACCAGTCGAAGAACTGGAGTTGTAGAGATGCTTGGGCGAACAAAAAACGGCGTGCTACAGTCCACGTGTATTTCCCAGGGGCTGGACATTGTAATGGAGGCACGACGCCCTATCAGTGACCCCGCTTCGGCGGCAATGTCGCGACCACTCAGTTAATATCGAATAAATTGGCAAATGATCGCAATTCATGcatgggagggagagacaTGAGCCCGTCGTAAAGTTGCAGAGCACGAGCGCAGCCTTGCTGCAGAAGGGTTGGCATGCGATAGAGACTATGTATGGCATCCCAAGATAAAGACCTTTTGAAGCCCTTGTATTCCATTCAGGATCCTGTGGGTAGTCGTGGTCGTCGTCATTACCGTCGGACCATCTGCCACTATCGTCCACCTCCGGGTTGCATCTCGTTCTTGAGCGTGGTTTTATACTTGGTGGCTGTGCCGGGGTACTTCCTTGGGTGTAATGGCGATGGTAGCGATTAGGGGTTGTAAGTAGTAATAGGGAGCTCAAGTGATGTAGACGCGGATCTATGGCACTTGATGAGTGGCAGTCTACCAAGACTCCTCAAAAAAcaagaggagagaaagagaggcaaaaacatacaacaccagggattccccagtggtcacccacctgagtactgatCTGGCCCTTTCAAGCTTATCTAgggcagagcggacgggatgccgAGTTTTCTTGAAggtatggtcgtatgtgatatCTTATGTTCAAAATTGGGCTTATATAGATTGTCTTgaaggagggaggttgaAAAGCTGCAGGTGCTATGTGAAAGAGGTATATATCGAAGGCCCCACCTGGGAGCAAAAATGGCATTTTTCAGCGGGGAGTTGTATTGGTTTTGATGAATAGCACGTAGTCAAAAAAGGGAACGAGAGATACTGCAGTAAAAACACACAGGTCTGAAaagatggtgttgggggtggatgttgatCTAAACATGCAGTGGCTATTTGTAGAAGGGGGCAAAAGTAAGTGGCAAACGGGGACCAGATATTCGTGTTGTCCAGCCGTGATTTGGACCGACTCGATCTACCTTTGCAAGGTAGATGTATCTCTTCGCCCCgtccatccccaccccctaCACCCGCATGTGTATGAATCAAGCTATAGACCTTCGTCCCCCTCACCTTCTCATGAGTATAACCCAACAGATGAATGTGCGATTCGACATCCAAACGCTCCTGGAGCCAGAGCCATCACTCCACTCGTatgtcttcctcgtcaagaTGGAAGGAGGCCCTTTCTTGGCCGACTCTTTGGACATTCGTCCCAAAAAGCCATTTCAAAACTCTCATCTTCCAACACGTTTCGAAGGGCACGTTCCAGACAAAGGATATAGGCGCGGTGCcagaggggggaaaggaCGTTGTCGTGCTGACAGTACTATGCTGGGATTCCGTGGTAGTTTGCGATTTGGGCGAAGGGATCTGGATGACTTAATGGAAGCGCTTGGATTCTCTAAACTCCACggacgaggaggtcgagATCTTTGGGGCAAAGCTTGGTGACATCCTGCCGCAGATGGTGTTGAGAACCGCGAATGATCGCTGAGGGTTGCGAGGAAGACATGGTGGCTAGCTGAGCTGAAGGTTTATTGAGGGAATGATGGCCGTGAACTCGAATGCCTCTGGATGTCTGGAGAAGTTGCTCACATCTCCCTGCCTACTTACACGCCAAGATCACGATCCGTCAAAGACATATCGAAGTGCCTTTCCAAaactttcctcctcctcgctgccCACCTAACGACTCCATGATGTTATTCTTCACTCGAAGGTACCCACCACAAGGCTGATTCAATCTCAGCTGAAAGTCTAGAACTTTATGTAGTAAAAACTCCCCCCCCAAAGGTGTGGATGTCGAGGAGCATGCATATAGTAGGAGTGGTGGAATCTTCCTGGTGATATTAGTGTTTGTCTGTTCAGAGGCTTACCAAGGGGGTAAACTTTGATACATCTGACTTGATCGCCGACACGACCATGGCAAATACCTCCCCTTTCCTGCCAAAACCACGAAAACATATCGCCCTCTCAGATGAGAACATCCTACCGAATCCCATCCTCTATACATCGTCCATCATACACATCGCCAAACTCCCATTATATATCCCACAATGCGCAACCAAATTCCAATATTCTGCAATCTCCCTTACTCACTCTTCCAAATATAGCCATCCTTCctactcccccctcctcccccgtctcGGCGCCTGAGGCGGCGCAGCACCAattctctcctccctcgtcctcccccccgtCCTCGTCTCCGGCGTCACCATctcctgcccctgccccctccccctcccaccagcaccaccagcagcagccctcacccttcccccaataaccggcggcggccccatcacctccgcctccctctccctctccctctccctctccctctccctctccctctccctctccctctccctcgcactcctcctcaccggcccaccaccccccctaaCACCACTCGGCGTCTCCAGCTCCAGATGTCCCCCCATCCTAGCCTGCGCCCTCGTCAGCGGCACCCCCGTactcggcggcagcggcggcgcaCTCATCAtttcaacatcctcatctccatccccaccctGCACAGGCGTTTGCTGTCCCTGAAAAGACAAGCTCACCTGTCTAGCTTGCTGTTGCGCTCTCGCATAGTACGatatctcctcctcttcttccgaCTCCGATTGTTGAGGCAAcggtggcggggagggaggagaagaagaaggaataACCCGTCTTCTCGTCTCAGGGACGCCAAGCGATCGACGCTCATCCCTATCCCGACGAGCAACAAACCGGGCTTGGATCcgctccttctccgccaGGCGGTCCTCGTAGTCGGCTATGTCTTCGGGGGTGATCGTTAGGGTTGTTAGAGGGCGGCGGAGCATGATTGCGGTTTCGATATGGGCGTCGTGGAGGGGTATCAGAAGGTTGATCGGTTGGGCAAGTGGTCGCGGGTGGGTGGTATATCGATTATAGTACTCGCTCGCTGTTTCGTACAAAATGTGCAGTGTAAAAAATGCTCAGAAATCCTGGTTGTCAAAGTTGCGAAAGAATCTTGTGGTCGAGAGAGAGCTCAGGAAGCTGGTCGTCGCTTTATCGGACGCGTTGCTGCGCTTATCGAGAATTTGAAAAGCGCGCCGCCAGACTTAAAGTGGCAGTCAAAGAtgtcagggttagggtcacTTACACGCCTCACTTTTACCCTCTCTGGACAGACCGACCTATGCTTATGATGGTGGCACTGGTCATTTCCTTTACATATTTTCCATAACGTGCGCTTCATCATTCTGCGGTTCTCTCTATTCTGAACTGAGCGTAACATACAATTCACAGCTCGGTGCCTAAACGAAACGAAGCCATTCCCATTATTCTGCTCGACAGAACTTTGGATTCCAGTCCAACGACCGTTCTGTCCAGATCAACCCCCCTCTATCATGTAATACAGTGCCGGAAATACCCCCAAAAACTTCACATACACCCAAAAACCGCCCTTCTCTCCATCCTCCAAATCTACTCTCCGCTCCTGGGCGCAAaccccagcttcttctcctcaacaTGAAACATGGTCCAGTGAGCCTTGAAGAAAACATTTCCATAAATGGCAAAAGGGAAGCCCCTCGAGCTCTGAACACCACCATAGCAGATGGTTGCAGTAGCAGGGTCATCCAAATCAGCCGGGGCAAAGTTGATCAGTTCACCGGGAATCACAGCCTTGTAGCTGCTAATGTACAGAGTAAGATCTGGCAAGGTGGAGTTGCAAGGGAAGACCCAGCCGCCGTAGATTTTGGAGTCGTAAGCATTCGCAACCTGGCGGTAATAGGCCTGGACGATGGCCTCGGGAATCATAAGGAGAGTGGTGCCCGTGTCAGCAATGGCAGGGTGCTCGAGAGGAACGACAATGTCCGAGATGGCGCTGTTTGTGCCGTTGAACCCGGTGGAAAAGGCCGTGCCCTTGAACTTCCAGTAGCCGCTGGCGGCGTCGACGGGGATCATGGTGAGGTTGCCGAGGTACTCGGTCTCGTCAATGAAGCCGAAGTTGTAGTTGCCCTCTGTTTCGTGGTTAGCAAGACAATCTGGCAAAGAGAGGGACCAGGACATACCCGCTGCCTTGCGGATGTTAGCGGTGAAAAGGGGCATGGCCAGCGACTTCAAGGCGTTGTCAATGAACGTCTTCTGCTTGTTCGGGCGGACCATGTTGATGGACTGGAAGCCAAGTCCCAAGATACCCGAGGAATGCTCATCGCGGGTGAAGGACGAGGAAACCTGGTTAGCGGTCTCTACCGCCTGATTCTCCACCTTGATACCCCCCACGTCGACCGTGTCAAGGTAGACCTCGCCGGATGAACCACTGCCGTCACCATAACGAATGGACCAAGTGTGGTTCTGGAGCTTTTGTGCCGACGTGCTGTTGTCGATGTGGAACAACTTCTGTCCACCTTGCTGAGACACGGGCGTGTTGCTGCTGAACACCCACAGATCAGAGGATCCCGTGTCGAAGCAAAGGGGGAGCGTCTGAGGAGGGTTCCCAATATCCACCGGGGTCAAGTACTCGACGTCGAAGGGGATGGGAGTAGCAGTCACCTCTCCCTGCCCCGTGTTGTTGTTATAAGGTGCTGTGGCGTTGTCGGGAGTACGGGCGGACATTAATGACCTAGCCCGCAGGTCAAAGCCGATGTCCAAGAGAATCTGGCGCAGCACCGTAAGAAGGGTCTCGGGAAGTTCGATATCGTATTTTTCGTAGACGGCAGCGAGGGCCCTGGGGCCTTTGCCGTGCTGGTTGAAATGTACATTCTTGATCTGGGCGAGCTTGAATGAGCGGCCCTCAATGTTGCGAGACTTGACATCAGACGGATTCGCCTGGAGGAcctgaggagcagcagcagcctcagtCGCAGTCAAGAGGGACACCGCAGCGACCGCAGCCCAGAACTTCATAATGAATGAATGACTATGCCGTCAAagcaaaaccaaaaagaGAACGAATGAACTGAAAACCAAAAGCAAGGGAAGAAAGAATGACGAGAGGGAGTGTGATATCCCTCGAGTGTGGTTGACGAGGGAAAACTAAGGAATGAGGTTCAAGTGAGTTCAACACTTGGCAAACAAAAAGACCAGTCTCGGTCGAGCGGTCATAGACTGATATTTAAAACCAAGGGCAGCCCGGGTTAGGTGCTCCTATTTAAAACACAAAACCCCATACCGATCAACCGGAACGGATGGAATGCATTTCAACAAGGTCAAGAGACCAAGAGGCTGGTAGCACCACTCGGTGCTCCGCAAATGAGTCTCCATTCCTGATCTTCAACGGTTCGAAACCGCCAAAGGCGGTTTCTGCGGTTATCCCAATTTGCAGCGGTGGACCTTGGAGGAACACCTGCAGCAAACCGATCGCCCTCCAGGGACCTGTTTGGTGACCGCTAACGGTGTGGTACGACAGAAAAtcgttggtggtgaaaagGGCCGCTCGCCAACCAGCATGTCGGAATGCTGTCGCCCCCATTGAAATATCTCGGCCATAAAATTAAGTATAACCGGGTGACCTGCCACCAATCATCACTTGAGGGAGAAAAGCTTGTTTATTTGAAACAAAAGAACTTGAAGACGAACAAGCTCCACCGTTCTCGCATTCAAGAATTGGCCGTCATCTGTTTGTTGGTGAGCCGGTACTCCCGAGTTGAACGTCGATCGGAGGAGGGGTCTCTTCGGTTTGCTGCCGTGGACCCTGCTCCGCCTCCGGGTCCCCTGCCGATCCGAAAATCATAAAAAAGGGAGGCCGCAGAGCTGAAGAGGTAAGGTGTGTTTGTGTATATTACACAGCATGTCGCAACCACGTGTGCGATGCATGGCCTCGGTGTCTTGACTGTTGTGTTTGGTAAATTTGCTAAGCTCGGGCTGGatgttggttgggtgggagaATGAAAAGTTTACACACacataaccctaacccgtCAACTACTCAGTGTAAGAGCGCTGCCTAAAGTCAGACCAGTTGCCACCAACTGCCAGCTCAACCTTTGGATTGTGTGTGAATGCGCTCCGGCCGCCACTCATGTGAGCTTCCTTCAGGCCTAGCAGATGACGCGGCAGCCTGACGAAAGCCTCTATTCTGAACTCGGGCACGGAGGAAATAGTTGATGGTGAGCTGTCTCGAAATTCTGGCCGGTTCTGTTGTTTTCAGCCATACTTGACAGCTATTTCTAATCACGCCTCTAtcttctctttccttccACAGTCT is a window of Podospora pseudopauciseta strain CBS 411.78 chromosome 1, whole genome shotgun sequence DNA encoding:
- a CDS encoding hypothetical protein (COG:O; EggNog:ENOG503NV31; MEROPS:MER0000928); protein product: MKFWAAVAAVSLLTATEAAAAPQVLQANPSDVKSRNIEGRSFKLAQIKNVHFNQHGKGPRALAAVYEKYDIELPETLLTVLRQILLDIGFDLRARSLMSARTPDNATAPYNNNTGQGEVTATPIPFDVEYLTPVDIGNPPQTLPLCFDTGSSDLWVFSSNTPVSQQGGQKLFHIDNSTSAQKLQNHTWSIRYGDGSGSSGEVYLDTVDVGGIKVENQAVETANQVSSSFTRDEHSSGILGLGFQSINMVRPNKQKTFIDNALKSLAMPLFTANIRKAAEGNYNFGFIDETEYLGNLTMIPVDAASGYWKFKGTAFSTGFNGTNSAISDIVVPLEHPAIADTGTTLLMIPEAIVQAYYRQVANAYDSKIYGGWVFPCNSTLPDLTLYISSYKAVIPGELINFAPADLDDPATATICYGGVQSSRGFPFAIYGNVFFKAHWTMFHVEEKKLGFAPRSGE